AATTACCTTCAAGGTGTGAATAACCATCAGAAAAGGGAATTATTTTATTTGTTTCCTTTATAATGTCTTTTTGGACGGAAGGGTCTGCATTTTCATTAATTGTTACTGCAGCTGTTGTGTGGGGTACATAGACACAGCAGATTCCATTTGAAACATCTGATTCTGCAACGACTCTTCTCACAGAATCTGTAATATCCAAAAATTCTACTTTTGCAGATGTTTTAACATTTATCTTCTTTACCATATTCAATCTTTTTTCTGCAAAAAATATATTCCTATTTTAATTAATTATTATGAGAATGGGTCATCCTTTTTGATTTTAAAGGCAGGTTCTTTTGGTTTTTCTTTTTCTTTTCCCTCTCCTTCTGCGGCTTCGCCTTCACCGACAGAATCCATTTTAATTCTTAATCTCAGGTCGTTGGCGCTGTCAGCATAGGCAATCGCATTTTCATAGCTGATTATTCCGGCTTTGTAATATTCGTAAAGATTTTGGTCAAATGTCTGCATCCCTTCTTGTCTCCCTGCTGCCATTGCTTCCTTTAATGTGCTTATCTCTTTTTTCAAGATAAGGTCTTTTACACGAGGTGTATCTAAAAGAATTTCTATCGCGGCGACTCTCTTATTATCAACTGTTGGAACAAGGCGCTGGGAAATAATTGCCCTTAAATTTAAAGAAAGGAGAAGATAAATCTGGTCGTGCCTTTCTGAAGGGAAAAAGTTGATTACACGCTCAATTGCCTGGTTTGCGTTGTTTGCATGAAGAGTTCCGAGACAAAGATGCCCTGTTTCAGCGAAAGCTATGGCTGATTCCATAGTTTCAACATCTCTGATTTCACCTATAAGAATTACATCAGGAGCCTGCCTTAAAGTGTTCTTCAAAGCATGAGAAAAGGATAATGTATCAAATCCTACCTCTCTTTGGGTTATAACTGACTTTTTATGCTGATGGACGAATTCGATGGGGTCCTCGATTGATATGATATGGCCCGGTGCATTGCTGTTTCTATAGTCAATCATTGCGGCAAGACTTGTTGATTTTCCTGAGCCGGTACCTCCTACAACAAGCACGAGCCCGCGCTTCGACATAATAATATCCTTCAATATGGGAGGAAGTTTCAGGTCATCGATAGTTTTGATATCCAGTTTAATCTGTCTTATGACCATACCTACATTTCCACGCTGATAAAAGATGTTGACTCTGAATCTT
This genomic interval from Candidatus Schekmanbacteria bacterium contains the following:
- a CDS encoding YjbQ family protein, giving the protein MVKKINVKTSAKVEFLDITDSVRRVVAESDVSNGICCVYVPHTTAAVTINENADPSVQKDIIKETNKIIPFSDGYSHLEGNSSAHIKASLFGASENIIIEDGELLLGTWQGIYFCEFDGPRHRKAYIKIIASPK
- a CDS encoding PilT/PilU family type 4a pilus ATPase; the protein is MKIKELLQEMIKRDSSDIYITADLPPMYRTEGVTEPFGDTKLTPEDTLALANEVMSEQQRAEFENTREMNLAIYEPELGRFRVNIFYQRGNVGMVIRQIKLDIKTIDDLKLPPILKDIIMSKRGLVLVVGGTGSGKSTSLAAMIDYRNSNAPGHIISIEDPIEFVHQHKKSVITQREVGFDTLSFSHALKNTLRQAPDVILIGEIRDVETMESAIAFAETGHLCLGTLHANNANQAIERVINFFPSERHDQIYLLLSLNLRAIISQRLVPTVDNKRVAAIEILLDTPRVKDLILKKEISTLKEAMAAGRQEGMQTFDQNLYEYYKAGIISYENAIAYADSANDLRLRIKMDSVGEGEAAEGEGKEKEKPKEPAFKIKKDDPFS